A genome region from Salvia splendens isolate huo1 chromosome 19, SspV2, whole genome shotgun sequence includes the following:
- the LOC121779933 gene encoding casein kinase I-like isoform X1: MEQRVGNRFRLGRKIGNGSFGEIYLGTNIQTNEDVAIKLENARTRHPQLLYESKLYRLLQGGTGIPNTKWFGVEGDYNVLVMDLLGASLEDMFTFCSRKLSLKTVLMLADQMLNRLEFVHSKSFLHRDLKPDNFLMGLGRRANQVYVIDFGLAKKYRDSNHQHIPYRENKNLTGTARFASINTHLGIEQGRRDDLESLGYVLMYFLRGSLPWQGLQAGNKKQKYDRISEKKVQTPIESLCRGYPTEFASYFHYCRSLRFEDKPDYGYLKRIFRDLFIREGFQFDYVFDWTILKYQQSQLANPPSRSLGAGTSSMLPNANNDRDSGLDEGKPPVRGRNALNSSKVKDPGASDTAAPKEISTSNGLKAGTSKQPAISSNRDPEIPRNGDDPVNGDHGAAQKSRPTTSPNNDPSNTKPVDSTLKGLERMHIGND; the protein is encoded by the exons ATGGAGCAGCGTGTGGGGAATAGGTTTCGGTTGGGGCGAAAAATTGGGAATGGCTCATTTGGAGAGATTTACTTAG GCACTAATATCCAGACGAATGAGGATGTTGCTATCAAGCTT GAAAATGCAAGGACTAGACATCCCCAACTGCTTTATGAGTCGAAACTGTACAGATTACTCCAAGGAGGAA CCGGAATCCCAAATACTAAATGGTTTGGGGTTGAAGGAGACTATAATGTTCTCGTGATGGACCTATTGGGGGCGAGCCTTGAGGACATGTTCACCTTTTGTAGTAGGAAGTTGTCGTTAAAGACTGTTCTCATGCTTGCAGATCAGATG CTTAATCGCCTCGAGTTTGTTCACTCTAAGTCATTTCTGCATCGAGATCTTAAGCCTGACAACTTTCTCATGGGCTTGGGAAGGCGTGCGAATCAG GTTTATGTCATTGACTTTGGGCTCGCCAAGAAATATAGAGATTCTAATCATCAACATATTCCATATAG AGAAAATAAGAATTTGACGGGAACAGCCAGATTTGCAAGCATAAATACACATCTTGGCATCG AACAAGGCCGGAGGGATGACCTAGAATCACTCGGATACGTTCTTATGTACTTCTTAAGAGGAAG CCTTCCCTGGCAGGGACTGCAAGCTggaaacaagaaacaaaagTACGACAGAATTAGCGAGAAAAAGGTTCAAACACCAATAGAG TCTTTATGCCGTGGATATCCAACAGAATTTGCTTCTTACTTCCATTATTGCCGTTCACTTAGATTTGAGGACAAACCAGATTATGGTTATTTGAAAAGAATTTTCCGTGACCTTTTTATTCGTGAAG GTTTTCAATTTGATTACGTATTTGATTGGACTATTTTGAAGTATCAGCAGTCGCAGCTTGCTAATCCTCCATCGCGTTCTCTA GGTGCTGGAACGAGTTCAATGCTGCCAAATGCTAATAATGACAGAGACTCAG GTTTGGATGAAGGCAAGCCACCTGTGCGTGGAAGAAACGCTTTAAATTCGTCTAAAGTGAAAGATCCAGGTGCAAGTGATACTGCTGCACCAAAGGAG ATATCCACTTCAAACGGCCTGAAAGCCGGAACATCCAAGCAACCTGCAATTTCTAGCAATCGGGATCCAGAGATCCCCAGGAATGGTGATGATCCTGTCAATGGAGATCACGGTGCTGCACAAAAAAGTCGCCCCACAACGTCACCCAATAATGACCCCTCGAACACAAAACCTGTCGACTCCACCCTCAAGGGACTGGAGAGAATGCATATTGGCAATGACTAG
- the LOC121779933 gene encoding casein kinase 1-like protein 2 isoform X2, whose amino-acid sequence MRMLLSSLNVFQENARTRHPQLLYESKLYRLLQGGTGIPNTKWFGVEGDYNVLVMDLLGASLEDMFTFCSRKLSLKTVLMLADQMLNRLEFVHSKSFLHRDLKPDNFLMGLGRRANQVYVIDFGLAKKYRDSNHQHIPYRENKNLTGTARFASINTHLGIEQGRRDDLESLGYVLMYFLRGSLPWQGLQAGNKKQKYDRISEKKVQTPIESLCRGYPTEFASYFHYCRSLRFEDKPDYGYLKRIFRDLFIREGFQFDYVFDWTILKYQQSQLANPPSRSLGAGTSSMLPNANNDRDSGLDEGKPPVRGRNALNSSKVKDPGASDTAAPKEISTSNGLKAGTSKQPAISSNRDPEIPRNGDDPVNGDHGAAQKSRPTTSPNNDPSNTKPVDSTLKGLERMHIGND is encoded by the exons ATGAGGATGTTGCTATCAAGCTT GAACGTGTTTCAGGAAAATGCAAGGACTAGACATCCCCAACTGCTTTATGAGTCGAAACTGTACAGATTACTCCAAGGAGGAA CCGGAATCCCAAATACTAAATGGTTTGGGGTTGAAGGAGACTATAATGTTCTCGTGATGGACCTATTGGGGGCGAGCCTTGAGGACATGTTCACCTTTTGTAGTAGGAAGTTGTCGTTAAAGACTGTTCTCATGCTTGCAGATCAGATG CTTAATCGCCTCGAGTTTGTTCACTCTAAGTCATTTCTGCATCGAGATCTTAAGCCTGACAACTTTCTCATGGGCTTGGGAAGGCGTGCGAATCAG GTTTATGTCATTGACTTTGGGCTCGCCAAGAAATATAGAGATTCTAATCATCAACATATTCCATATAG AGAAAATAAGAATTTGACGGGAACAGCCAGATTTGCAAGCATAAATACACATCTTGGCATCG AACAAGGCCGGAGGGATGACCTAGAATCACTCGGATACGTTCTTATGTACTTCTTAAGAGGAAG CCTTCCCTGGCAGGGACTGCAAGCTggaaacaagaaacaaaagTACGACAGAATTAGCGAGAAAAAGGTTCAAACACCAATAGAG TCTTTATGCCGTGGATATCCAACAGAATTTGCTTCTTACTTCCATTATTGCCGTTCACTTAGATTTGAGGACAAACCAGATTATGGTTATTTGAAAAGAATTTTCCGTGACCTTTTTATTCGTGAAG GTTTTCAATTTGATTACGTATTTGATTGGACTATTTTGAAGTATCAGCAGTCGCAGCTTGCTAATCCTCCATCGCGTTCTCTA GGTGCTGGAACGAGTTCAATGCTGCCAAATGCTAATAATGACAGAGACTCAG GTTTGGATGAAGGCAAGCCACCTGTGCGTGGAAGAAACGCTTTAAATTCGTCTAAAGTGAAAGATCCAGGTGCAAGTGATACTGCTGCACCAAAGGAG ATATCCACTTCAAACGGCCTGAAAGCCGGAACATCCAAGCAACCTGCAATTTCTAGCAATCGGGATCCAGAGATCCCCAGGAATGGTGATGATCCTGTCAATGGAGATCACGGTGCTGCACAAAAAAGTCGCCCCACAACGTCACCCAATAATGACCCCTCGAACACAAAACCTGTCGACTCCACCCTCAAGGGACTGGAGAGAATGCATATTGGCAATGACTAG
- the LOC121780328 gene encoding DNA-directed RNA polymerase I subunit rpa49-like, producing the protein MNVKVKEIRENPEKKISPVIGYFPSGFDPVKNLEESTSQSGVSSVKVYKNAKRNPKNPRLEVVVGVGGSAVNFVGTSYSGEARTPQLCNFALGVLDKNTGVLKMVPIAANKIFRLEPKVPGVEQPENESRDAEKEADTYEERSEKFMNATRMYSTKKNIRRDEKRVTLRRTEDVGVQEGMEQKLEGIKVNMEALVEAVPSTANARNIPPHNLDANEVEMAYPLDKIILKGEWDYLQDIFDKLHGGSELAQDVYPSFVLNRAHSLQNIKNESSRRKMAGILSYITHLIRFKDRHSMDGVSSTKFHRLPSILSQKFSTMFASTTDKRLPQHKQDLLISYVLVLSLFADDFRSDPSDITRDLRMNPLTLRTHYESLGCKFVRENMSLVATLPVPLTFQTIKIKRKRQK; encoded by the exons ATGAATGTGAAAGTCAAGGAAATTCGCGAAAACCCAGAAAAGAAAATCTCGCCAGTAATCGGATATTTTCCTTCCGGATTTGACCCGGTGAAGAATTTGGAGGAATCCACCTCGCAATCCGGAGTCTCTAGCGTGAAGGTGTACAAGAATGCCAAACGAAATCCCAAAAACCCTAGattggaggtggtggtgggagtCGGCGGGTCCGCTGTCAATTTTGTAGGAACGAGCTATTCCGGCGAAGCTAGGACACCGCAGCTCTGCAATTTTGCTCTTGGGGTGTTGGACAAGAACACCGGAGTGCTGAAGATGGTTCCTATTGCTGCTAATAAG ATATTCAGGTTGGAACCAAAGGTTCCTGGGGTGGAGCAGCCTGAAAATGAATCACGAGATGCGGAAAAGGAAGCAGATACATATGAAGAGAGGTCCGAGAAATTCATGAATGCCACACGCATGTATTCAACGAAGAAAAATATAAGAagg GATGAGAAACGCGTAACCTTACGTAGAACAGAAGATGTAGGAGTGCAAGAAGGTATGGAACAAAAATTGGAGGGGATCAAGGTGAACATGGAGGCACTGGTGGAAGCAGTCCCTTCAACTGCTAATGCTCGCAATATCCCTCCACATAATTTGGATGCCAATGAGGTAGAGATGGCCTATCCACTTGACAAGATCATTCTAAAAGGGGAGTGGGATTACCTTCAAGACATTTTTGACAAGTTGCATGGTGGATCCGAACTGGCCCAAGATGTTTACCCAAGTTTTGTTCTCAATCGAGCTCATTCATTGCAAAATATTAAG AATGAGTCAAGTAGAAGGAAGATGGCTGGAATTTTGTCATACATCACTCATCTCATACGATTCAAGGACCGACACTCTATGGATGGGGTGTCGTCTACAAAGTTTCACAGATTGCCTAGCATCTTATCCCAGAAATTCTCCACCATGTTCGCTTCCACTACGGATAAACGACTTCCTCAACATAAACAGGATCTGCTGATAAGCTACGTTCTGGTGCTCTCTCTCTTTGCTGATGATTTTCGCTCTGACCCTTCAGACATCACCAGGGATCTCCGGATGAACCCTTTGACACTAAGAACTCACTACGAGTCCTTGGGCTGCAAGTTTGTTCGTGAAAACATGTCTCTGGTAGCGACCCTCCCTGTCCCGCTGACCTTCCAGACGATCAAGATCAAGAGGAAAAGGCAAAAGTAG